In the genome of Dromiciops gliroides isolate mDroGli1 chromosome 1, mDroGli1.pri, whole genome shotgun sequence, the window gCCAGGAGCCTTGCTCAGATGAAAGAGGAGGGAGCTGAGACCCCCCTGTGGTTCCCAAGAGCCCTGCCTGGGTGGAGGCACCCTGCAGGAGGGGAATGGGCCGGAGAGGCCAGAGTCCCCCCTCTgcgggagaggaggaagaagacaggGGAGAAGTAGGTGCCCCATGGCCCCCCAAACAACCCTCTTGTAACTTGGACAGGGGACCCAAGGGCCAGGACACTGGCTCTGaagtggaagaagaggaggaagaagaagaggatggCCGTGGAGGCTGGGGCCCTTCTGGAATATCCCCAAGCAAGGAATCAATACTGAAGGAGTCGATGGCCATGTTGGGGCTGGGAGGCCGGTAGGGCCAACCATGGAGAACATAGGGTGTCAGGTCCTTGGCAAAGGCTTTGCCCTGGCCACCCCTCTCCCCTCGACGGGCCACAGCTGTGTTTTGCAACCGAAGGGCCTCAACAGGGATCTGGCTCACGTCTACTGCCCAAAAATTTCCCTTGGCTTGTGGCTTTTCCGGGTCCTTGGGCACCTAGAGAGAGAGCCAAGGGAATTGGAATAAATTCTGGCACTTGGTGTGATCTGGCCCAGCCCTAGCTGGAGGACAGTCTTCTTACCCTCCTCCCCCTTAAATTCTCCATATGGCagacctcctctccctcctcccctcagctTGTCACTCCACTCCCAGGCTTCCCCAACAGTTGTCCTAACCTTGTGGAAGCATCGGTTGGAGGAGAGGTTGTGCCGGATAGAATCCTTCCACCCTTCATAGTCATCTTTGAAGAAGGGGAACAGGGCTTGAACCTGGTGAATGATCTGAAACCAGATCCAGAGGCATGGGGTGAGAGCTCTGGGACCCAATCTGGGCCTCAGAGGGAGACATGGCCCCTTACCTCAGAGAGCTTCTAGTCTAAGGGAGAGAACTGAGAGTGAGATGGACTCAATGGATACATGCTAGAATGAGTTGAATGGGAGGGATCCTTGGGGGGGAAAAATGGGAACCAGTagggtgtagtagaaagagtactggatttggatt includes:
- the FOXH1 gene encoding forkhead box protein H1, translating into MPRGGSSPGPPQPGPEPEPEPEPPKKKRKKKYLRHDKPPYTYLAMIALVIQAAPDRRLKLAQIIHQVQALFPFFKDDYEGWKDSIRHNLSSNRCFHKVPKDPEKPQAKGNFWAVDVSQIPVEALRLQNTAVARRGERGGQGKAFAKDLTPYVLHGWPYRPPSPNMAIDSFSIDSLLGDIPEGPQPPRPSSSSSSSSSTSEPVSWPLGPLSKLQEGCLGGHGAPTSPLSSSSSPAEGGLWPLRPIPLLQGASTQAGLLGTTGGSQLPPLSSEQGSWPLLPLPVIQGTSSQVQLSGGTRVPLWGQLPTSYSPIYTPNVVMPLAQLPPPPCPQCLPSPGPSYWGLAPKATGPTGSLGDLDALFQVVPPNKSIYDVLVTHPLDLVSPNPRGSTPGPLLTWYNV